A single window of Thermococcus celericrescens DNA harbors:
- a CDS encoding type I restriction endonuclease: MLRWNTVKDVINHIKTIQNKIPNEESTKQHLVLPILMALSWDVFNPDEVMPEENTGEGRPDYTLKLNGKTIAFLEVKSALTWILKGDEINMDPLRQLARYCFDRGVPVGILTNGLQWVMIKSFEPEKSLEERVILAVDLSAQEPSQAAERLKWLSKEKISQYNEIPTEYRKIPFQKPPVSSEPLHPTGETNKSSTGTTKFRTLYVTAWEVDLPSSAIDVDQLIGKDLKGYVPSRLFVNFRGKWYEISISHAENWPGARIAWSSITTMAVRFLYDQGIRDFPHVGRYISRTSRSGKAMYVDKIGEWYLEGAPGGRQAVETLYKLAKHTGTKIAIEIQKIR; this comes from the coding sequence ATGCTCCGTTGGAATACTGTAAAGGATGTTATTAATCACATCAAAACCATCCAGAATAAAATCCCAAACGAAGAGTCCACAAAGCAACATTTGGTGCTGCCGATTCTTATGGCCCTCAGCTGGGATGTCTTTAACCCGGATGAAGTTATGCCAGAGGAAAACACCGGCGAAGGCCGGCCAGACTACACTCTTAAGCTGAATGGCAAGACAATCGCATTCCTCGAGGTGAAGAGTGCATTGACATGGATTTTGAAGGGAGATGAAATCAACATGGATCCCCTCAGACAACTTGCACGTTATTGTTTTGACCGCGGGGTCCCCGTGGGAATTCTTACAAATGGCCTCCAGTGGGTGATGATAAAATCTTTTGAGCCTGAGAAAAGCCTCGAAGAGCGTGTTATTCTTGCCGTTGATTTGAGTGCACAAGAGCCTTCACAGGCGGCCGAGAGATTAAAGTGGCTGTCAAAAGAGAAAATCAGCCAATACAATGAAATCCCGACAGAATACAGAAAAATACCTTTCCAGAAACCTCCAGTAAGTAGCGAGCCTCTCCACCCAACAGGGGAGACGAATAAATCAAGCACAGGAACCACAAAGTTCAGAACATTGTACGTTACTGCTTGGGAAGTGGATTTACCGTCCTCTGCGATTGATGTTGACCAGCTGATTGGAAAAGATCTAAAAGGATACGTTCCTTCCCGCCTCTTCGTGAATTTCAGAGGAAAATGGTATGAGATTTCAATTTCTCATGCTGAAAACTGGCCAGGAGCAAGGATTGCATGGAGTAGCATAACTACAATGGCAGTAAGGTTCCTTTATGATCAGGGCATCAGGGACTTTCCTCACGTGGGAAGGTACATCTCAAGGACATCTCGCTCTGGAAAGGCCATGTATGTAGACAAGATTGGCGAATGGTACCTTGAGGGAGCCCCCGGAGGACGTCAGGCTGTCGAAACCCTTTATAAACTCGCAAAACACACTGGGACAAAAATCGCAATTGAGATACAAAAGATCCGGTAA